AGGACTTTCGGAAGAAAGAGGTTTTGGACTCGATCTTAGCTTTGTTACGGTAGAAAAGGTTCCTTTGATCGTTTCCACAGCCGAAGATATCAGGCTGAAGAGAATTGATTAAGGGAGCGGTATTAAATTGTTCGTTATCAGACAACTGGTGTACATAAATGAACAGTTAAACCATATAAACAGCCTCAAATATGCTCCTGCAGCCATGGCGCCGTTCTTGAGCAGGTACCTTGTTCTGCTTAAATTGAGGATCATGCTGAAAAATAATATTATCGTTGCCTGGCGGAGTTTCTTTAAAGATTCATTTTATTCCCTTCTTAACGTAATCGGCATAGCTATCGCCATAGCTGCCTTTATGCTCATCATTAATTATGTAAGATACGAACATAGTTACGAGAGCTTTCATACGAAAGCAGATAATATCTATCGCGTCACATTGGATCTCTATGAAGGAAAGCAATATATTGTTACTGACTGCGAAACCCATCCCCCTCTCGGGCCACTTCTGAAAACTGAAGTGCCGGAAGTGATCGATTATGTAAGGATACAGAGAACTGAAGAACTTCCGGAAGTAAGTCACAACGGTAAGTTTTACAAAGTGGACAGGCTGTATGCAGCCGATCCTTCTCTATTCAACGTATTTAGCTACCGGCTTATTGATGGGGACCCGTCTACGGCACTTAGTTTGCCCATGCAGGCAGTAGTTACAGAAACACTGGCCCGCAGGATATTCGGTACTACCGATGTAAAAGGAAAAGTATTGAAAAGCGGCGAGCGGGTGTTCTCTATATCGGGAGTAATGGAAGATCCGCCTCTCAATACCCATCTCAAGTTAGATATGTTACTTTCATTTAGCTCACTCGCGAAGATGGGCTGGGATTTAAACAGCTGGAATGGGAATAATAATTATACATATCTTTTATTGCGGTCCGGTATTAACCTGGCATCTTTTAACAGCAAGCTGCAATCAGTTACTAAAGAAAAAATAAGAAACAGACAATATGTTGCGGAGCCGGTTAAGGACATTCATTTGAAGTCACATAAGACATTCGAGCCGGAGGTAAATGGAAATAAGAAAACTGTTGATTTTCTGCTGATAACAGCAATACTGATCTTGATTATCGGATCGGTAAATTACGTAAACGTCGCCACTGCGCGCTCGGCCGAAAGGTTAAAAGAAGTGGGAGTACGTAAAGTGTTAGGCTCGTCGCGCATTCTGCTGATTAAACAGTTTATGACCGAAACGCTGCTGACAAACCTCTTTGCTTTTATGATATCGGCTTTGCTGATCCGGCTTACGCTTCCAGCATACTTAAATCTGGTGGACAGGCCTGCTGATACAGCTTTTTTTGCCTCTAAGACTTTCTTTTTAAGTTATGCGGCACTGTTCCTATTCAACTGCCTTTTGTCGGGTATGTACCCCGCCCTGGCACTCTCCGCCACAAAACCGGCGAGTGTAACTAATCGAATGTTTACCAGCTCAGGGAAGAGCGATCTGTTGAGGAAGGTGCTTGTAACAGGACAGTTCACTATTGCCCTTGTGGTTCTTACAGCTTCCTTCATTGTGTTCAGGCAGTTATCCTATATGCGGCACCAGGATCTGGGGGTGAACGCCTCTCAAATCCTGACGATCAGAGCTCCATTCAATAATGAGCAGGATTCCGTCAGCCGCTACCAGAGTTTGACGTTTAAAAATTCACTTATGCAGTTGCCCGGGGTTGAAAAAGTCGCAATTTCAGGCGCTCTCCCGGGACTGAGCCTGCATGAACTCTCTACTATGACATCGATAACACGTTATGGCTCTGTTGCCGGGAAGGGATATAATTACTATATGTACGGCATTGACGCCGATTTTATTCCGGCCATGACGATAGAGATGGCTGCGGGGAGAAATTTCCGTCCGGGACTGCCTAACAAAGACGAGGTGGTCATTACAGAAGAAGCTTCCCGCCTGATGGGATTTAAAAATGCCAAAGAAGCGGTAGGAGAGAAACTAAGCCTTACCTTATCACCGGATGCTAAATTTTCAACAATCATCGGGGTAATGAATGATTATCACCAGCAGTCATTAAAGGAGTCGCTGCTTCCCATGATCCACTGGTACCAGGACAGAGCTGGTTTTTTTTCTGTGAAGATTGCCAGCTCGGATATACCAGGTCTTATAAGCAAAGTGAAGGCAGTTTACGATCAGCAATTTCCCGGACATCCAATTGAGTATCACTTCTTAGATGATATGTTCGACCAGCAATATAAGGCGGATCAGCAGTTTGGCAAAATTGTAAGCATATTCTCTGCATTAACGCTGTTTATTACCTGTCTTGGACTACTCGGATTAGCAGCTTACAGCATCAGCCGCCGCACAAAAGAGATAGGGATCCGTAAAGTAATGGGAGCTTCAGTCTCAGACATCACGAGGCTACTTTCCGTAGATTTTATAAAGCTCGTGATGATCGCAATATGTATTGGCACTCCCATTGCAGCATACGTAATGAGCCTTTGGCTAAACGGCTATGCTTACCGGCTCTCGCTTCAATGGTGGATGTTTATACCCGCTGCAATTCTGGTAATGGTTATAGCAATCCTCGCTGTTAGCTTTCAATCGGTAAAAGCAGCACTGATGAATCCTGTAAAATCATTGAGGTCGGAATAAAGGTCACAATTAACTTAATCTTTTTAGCGTTTTCCCAAGTTTACTATTTCTATAACCATAGCCAAAATAAACAAGCAATCCGAGGCCCAGCCAGATCAAAAACCTGAGCCAGTTGGTATAGCCGAGCTCGGTCATCAGATAAAAGCAGCTTAGCAACCCCATTACGGGGATGAGCGATAATCTCTTTATAAAGCACAATACAGTAATAACGATGGAAACCAGTATAAACAGGAAATAGGGGAGTGTGTCCTTATAAGTATGCCAGTCGCCTGAGTATGTGAATAATCCCGAAACAGGCTGCCAGAATACGATCAGAGCCCCGATGAACAAGCCCGGAATGATATATCTCGAGTTGATATAAGGTATCCGGAACCGTCCTTTTTGTAATTGTTCGTCCTTGTCGAGCACCAGAACACCGCCGCATACCAGTACAAACGCAAACAACGTACCTATGCTCGTAAGATCCGTCACTTCTGTGAGGTTCATAAAAAGAGCCGGTACCGCCACCACAATCCCGGTTACGATGGTAGAGAATCCGGGTGTTTTGTACTTTGGATGTATTTTCGAAAATGCCTTTGGTAACAAGCCATCTCTGCTCATACTCATCCAGATGCGGGGTTGCCCCATTTGAAAGATCAGCAGAACGCTGGCAGTAGCGATCACAGCGCTTATGGAAATAATGTAACTGATCTGATGCAGTCCTACCCGCGCAAATACAAAAGCAAGAGGGTCGCCCACAGCAAGTTCCTTATAATTCACCATTCCGGTAAGAACGAGGGCGATGAGGATATAGAGCACCGTACAGATCACCAGCGAATAGATCATGCCTTTGGGGAGATCTCGCTGCGGGTTCTTACATTCTTCGGCGGTTGTAGAAATCGCATCAAATCCTATATATGCAAAGAACACGCCCGAAACGCCTCTCATAACGCCTCTGAAACCGTTTGGCATAAAGGGGCTCCAGTTTTCGGGAGTGATATAAAAGCAACCCAGAACAATAACCGCGATGACGATCCCTATTTTAAGGATTACCATCGCATTCGTGGCACGTTTTGTTTCCCTGATACCAATATAAACGAGATATGTTATCGCGATTACAATGGCTAATGCAGGAATATCAGCTATAAGCTTAAAATGGCCGATCCCCGGCGCTGAACTCCACGCTACGGCCTGGCGCTGAAGCTGAGAGGTGATCTCCGAAATATTTCCGGCTGCCGTGAGCTGCTGTATCTTCTCATGAGCCCTGAAAGCCGACAGGTAATCCATTGTAAGGTATTCTGGGATGTGAATATGGAATCCCTCCAGCAGGTTGGTGAAGTATTGGCTCCAGGAAATTGCAACGGCGATATTCCCGATTGCATACTCCATGAGTAAATCCCATCCGATGATCCAGGCAATCAGTTCGCCAAACGAGGCGTATGCATAAGTATAAGCACTACCTGATACCGGTATTCTCGCGGCAAACTCAGCATAGCACAAGGCAGAAAAACCACAGGTCACAGCTGTGAGTACGAAAAGAATGGTAACTCCCGGGCCCCCGTGAAAGGCAGCTTCCCCTATAGTAGAAAATATTCCGGCTCCAATTACAGCCGCTATACCCATGAAGGTTAGATCCCGTACTCCTAGTACTTTTTTTAATCCCGACAAGCCCGATCCGTTGCCTTCGCCATCACTATAACCACTTTCTACATCGGAGAGAATATTTGAAAGAGGCTTTTTGCGGAAGTAGTTTTTCAACATGCAGTTTCCTGATAATTTTATGTTTTAATAAATCGGCCAAACATAAAGAATATTTGAAAAAAATATAAAAGTTGAGGACTAAAAAATCAGAAATAGCCTCGTTCATGGGTTTTTTCTGATTTTTAGTCCTCAAATAAGATTGTTATAGCGTTTTTCTAAATTCTTCGTCGCCTTCGTCTCATTATAATTAAGATAACGACGATCACCACTAACAAAAGACCTCCGCCTATCATCATTAAGTTCATGCTGCCAGCCGGCTTTTTCCCGTTAGTGTTCTCTGGTTCAGTAAACTGGGTTGCTACGTCGGCTTCCGGAGGGATCCTGATGGAATTGAAGAATGTTTCAGACTCACCTTTAGCGTACTGGGCATGTATCTCCTTATAAAGAAACTGAAAGGAGTATGTAGCGCTGTTTTCGTGAAGAATGCGGATGTTCCGGTATTGTTTGCCGCTACCGCTGTCCACCTCAAGAGTGAAGTCTTTAACATGCAATTTTCCCAGAAGAGTATCCCGTTCGTTACTGACTGTACCCTTTGACGTGGAGCTTATTCTCTTGACAAAGTCGTCGTAATAGCTGTTCAGGTGCTTTACCTTCTCGATGTCGGGAGTACTTACCGGGTTGTCAGGTTGTTTCGTGATGATGATATTGCCGAACGATGTCGACGCGTTAATTACGGTTTGCCCCAGGGTATCAGTCTTCTTAAAGCCAGGTGGTAACGACACCTGAACTGAATCATCAATCTTTACTGGTTTCCAGCTCTGTGCAACTGTTGCAAGAGAGTAGAATATAAATGTGTATATAAGAAATAGCTTTTTCATTCCTTTTTAACCTGCAAAACGGAAAAAAAGTTTTTGAGACGCCTTTTGCGGCCCATCTATAAACCTTCCGGTACCAGAGATTTTTTAAAATGAAAATACGAATTGATTTTTCCGTTATCTCAAGTTAACTTAGCGAAACATTCATCGTCCTTAACTACATTTCCTGACAACATCCCGCAAATCATTACCTAAACTGTACCTGCTCCTGCCCCTCGCTGTACCATGTTCTCCATGAGTCTTTTGTGTACCCATAGTGCGAGCATAGAGAGTCCACGTCTAAAGGTTTTTATGTGGACTTTCTATGGGTTAAATAAAGGTTCTGTAGACTTTCACAGATAAGAAGGCTCAGAGAAGGGACGGCCATGACGCAGGGCAGCTCAGTAAGATACAGGAAGTAAAGAGGGACGACTGGAAACAGGAGTTGCGAAGTCTTCCTGATCCCGTTTCTTTGGTTGAAGGCGAACCTTTATTCGCCATTTAGGGTTTTAAGTTCGTACTTAACCCGGATCATAAACCTGCGACTTCTTTACAAAGTTACAAAAACAAGCATCAATACGAGTGGCACAACAAAATGAAAAAGTTGATATATATCAACTTCTAATTTGAAATATTCTTGCAAACTTTACTTAAGTAAACCCTTTCAGCTCCCGGCCATAAAATCTTGTCATACTGATGGCTGACCGCTGAAAGCTGAAAGCAAAAAGTAAAGACAAAAAAGAATGGCAACAATAGACAAACAAGGGCGGGTGCATGGTAAAGCCGGCCCGCTGGTGTACCGCACCATCGGAGAGATTAACGTTGTGCAGAGCAGGCCACGACGGTTCAAGCAGACACAGGCAACGCGCGAAAGCGGCATTGAGTTCGGCCTGGCGAGCAATACAGCACGGATAATGCGTGAGGCGCTCTGGCCTGTTTTTTATTCGCCGGATAAAGGGATGGTGAACCGCTTCACCTCCAGGATACTTAAATGCATCCGCGGAAGCCAGACAAAGGGCAGGGGAGAGCGTGACCTTCACGACGGCGACCTGAGCTACCTGGCAGGGTTCCAGTTCAATAAGAATTCGTCCTTGCAGCAAGCACTTCAGGTACGGCCGGAAGTACAGGTAGCAGCAGACGGCAGGCCGGAGGTAAGGGTACCGTCCTTTAACAGCTACCACGACATCCGCTGTCCGATGAACCGCTACAGCGGCATTACACTGCGCTTAACGGCCACGGCCTTTCATTTCCGTGCAGGATACTACGAACACCTTGCCAGCCGGGATGTCTGGGTAGATTACGGGGCAACGATGCCCGGGCAGGTATGGAAGGTAGAGAAGGAACTGCCGGCAGGCAGCATTGTACTGGTGACGGTGTCGCTGATCATGTCGATGAACAAGACCTTTTCGGACCAGACACTGAACACAAAGGACTGGAGCCCTGCGGAGATCCTCTATGCGGTGCAGGTACCTCAGGGGGAGGAAGATGTTCAGAAACCGGAGTTCACGTATACAGGAGACCCCTATGAGAAGAAGCCGCTGAACGCCTACCGCGGAGAGGCAACTCTTTCTTTGATCCAGCGTATCCGGGAAAAGGTGCAGAAGGCCGAGGTAAAGAAAGATGCGGCCCTTTATGAGAAGGTAGAAAAACTCCGACAGCAGATCCTTCAGGAATCTCCGCCATCTGGTCCTCCGGCTTTGCCCGAAGGGAAGATCCGGTTTTAAGGTGCGGCTAAATGCTATTGCTATTGCAGATATATTGTTTTATATTTATAAAACGGGAATTCAACAATACCTTGCTACGGACCTAATCAATTAAAACTATGATCAAAAAATCATTCTTCAGAACCTTTCTGCTTTTAACCGTCTCTTTTCTGTTTTACGCGGCAAAAGGGCAGACCATTTTGAGTACGCCTAAACAAGTAATTATAACCGGTAAAGTCAACCACTATAGCCCGGACATTCCCGTTATGATTTATGTAAACAGACTGGGTTTCTCTACCCAGCATGTTACTGCCAAAACGGATAGCCTTGGGAATTTCTATGCAACCTTTGAAAGCTATATTCCTACCGACGCCTGGATAACGTATAAAAGTAATTTTTTGGTGTTAACCTACCCCGGTGACAGTTTGCATGTGGAATTTGACGGACAGCCCGACTACAGACCTGATGTACTGCGAACTGTTAAGTATAGTGGAAGTACCGCCGAGTCCAACCGGTACGCATCAGTCTTTCAGCAATTGTTTTTTTCTGATCCGCTATATACCGATTTCAATAAAAAGAATCAGGCTATAAAGGATTATGAAGTGGGCAAGTATACTCTATATCTGAATGCACTTAAGTCTCATTCGGACAGCCTGTACAAGATGTTCGTCAGCCAGTATCATCCCGACGAGAGAAGTAAAAAATGGGCTTTACTATATGTCGAACAGGAATACTATGATCGGCTGGCTTTTTATCCAAAAGACCACAGAGAAGCCAATAACATGTCTATCTTCAATGGCTGGGATGTACCAAAAGGCTATTTTCAAAAACTTGCCAACCGCTTGCCTTTAGATTCAACTATGCTTGTCTGCGGGTACAGTCTGTTGAATTTTTCTGACCGGTTTAATAAATATGTTGCCGATCAAACGAAAGGTAATCTCCCTGAAGGTGGCGCTGTGAATGCTGGTGGCTGGTTTTTACCGGCAAACATTGGCGATTCTATCATTATTCATAGCATCATTAAATATGTTCCGGACACTCTTTTACGACAAATTATGCTGACGGATTATTTTTCCCGGAAACTGGAGAAGCAACAGATAACGGAATACGGGAGATTTAAACAGCTTAGAGAAGAGTATATAAAGCTTCCATTCCTTAAGGAACCGCTTGATCAGTTGTACCAGCAAACAAAGATGAGGATTGATAATCCTAACTTATATACCAAAACAGTTTTGAAGGAGGCTGCAGGCTCGTCGGTAGCCCAGCTGCTGGATAGTATTCTTAAGGACAATAAAAATAAGGTGATATACATTGATGTATGGGCGACCTGGTGCGGCCCTTGTCTGAGTGAATTTCCAAATTCGAAATTGGTGGAACAGCAAATGAAAGACCGGAACGCTGCGTTCATTTATCTGTGTACAGCCTCACAAAAAGATCAGTGGAAGGCTACCCTTGCAAAGTTCCAGCTTGGTGGGCAACATTACTTTCTTACAACTCAGCAGAGTCGAGAGTTAACCCGGACTTTTGAGATAAAAGGGATTCCGTTCTATATATTAATTGATAAAAATGGCGTCATCAGGGAAAAAGGAAATCAGCTGAGGCCGCTGGACGCAAAGAATAAAATGGAAAAGTTACTTTGATTGTACTACGACACCTCAAAAGTATTTTACTGTCATCTTTTACTTCTCATAAGGCAGTATAAGATGGCAGTAACTACGCTGAAGAAAATAAACCCAATTGTCCATATAATTTTCTCTGTACTACTGATTCTGTACGAGCCATTGATTTCAAACAATGAAGTAATCACAAAAACAACATGAGCGATAATGCCTGCAATGAGGAGCCAGTAACCATACGGCCCGCCTAGATGAAGTATTTTTAGCGTCAGGCCCACCGTTGAAAAAAGAATGCTTATTAACAGAGATGATCTCCAAATTTCTCTTCTAATCATCGTGTAAAGAGTTATTGATTTTTCCATTACTGCTTTTGTTTTTTTGTATCTATTCAAATATAAGGAATCACCAGCCATACTTCGGTATTGCACCATTAATCGGATGCTTTTAACCTCATATTGTCGAAGTCTAAGGTTATTCGTGGTCCCAGTCGTTTAAATAATCTGACTCCGATGCCCCCGTCGAAGGTGTTGAAAATTAGGTTTTTGTCCCATACAAGAACATCACCGATATTGTGATTTATGCCCCTTCCATTTAGGTAAATTTTTGCATCTTTCACTATCTCGTGGGGGATATTAAACGAACTTCCGGTCGTATTATTAAATTGAAAAGGTCTTTTTTGTGTTACCGAATCAATTTCTATCCGACCTTTATTCTTCTCATAAAATGAAAATCTCATGTTTAAAAACTCATCAGATCCTGTACTTAGATTCCCCACATAATTCAGTCCATTGACCTTCAGCTTTAAGAAAAGATTATTATCTGTTAAATACATATTTGAGAAATCGCTGGAGTCTATCTTTTCAGTATGGTACGGAAAAGAAACGGCACGCCTTTCCCAGTCAAACGCAATTCTTCCTATCAGCTTCATTGCTGGTAGTCCCATTACTACCTGCTCGTCGTTAAATGTTTTTTCGATATTTGATTCTGTTTTAGCATTTAGAGTGTCTGGCGGATTCCGCGAAACTTTATCATTAAAAACCAATACCGGGATATTATAAAGTCCTACACCTGCAAATTCTACTTTTTCAATGATTTCTATCCTTATTTTTGTTGGGACGCCATTAAACATCTGCACACTATCCTGCCTTTTATTTGCCAATTTAGTGCCTATTTTATCTGCCAGGCTTCGTGTTATCATAAAGTGAGCTGTAAGCCCGGTATCAAACAATGTTTCTGCAGTAACACCGTTGTACTTAGCATTAAATCGGATATGCTCACTGTCATTCAGCTTTGCTGTTTGGTCTTTACCGGAATTAGTTCTCTCAATTTTAATCCTGGGTTCGATTAAATCCCTGTATATGAATGACTCTTTGGCCTTGTCTATATAATTTGTCTCATTCTGGATAAACTCGCGTTCCTGGTTAAGCGGATTTCTGATTAAGTATCCCAGATATTTATCGCATACTTTTATCCCATCTTTGAATCGCTGCTGACTATCGTACACAGATAATAGTTTTTTGTAAAAAACGCCGATGGCCGGACCTAATTTAAATTCATGATTAACAACCAAATCCTCCAGGTAAATAGCTGTACTATCCGGCTTGTTGAAAAATGACGCCATTTCTGCCTTGTAGAGGAGATCGAGTGTTTTGTCATTTAAAGGGAGCTTGTCTGCATATTGTTCATAGAGATCCCTCGCTTCAAAAGCCTTGCGCTGTTGAAGTAGGTTAATAAGGTCTTGAGCATAATTACGTTGGGCGTAAGATGACAAAATGAAGGAAAAGGTTAATAATAGTGTTGGAAAAAATCTTTTCATGTCGTCAGATTCTATTTGTAATTACTACATGTATATGGAGTATGAAAGTTCTGTCCTGTTTATATAAAGCTACCTGGATACTTTCACCCTCATATTATTGAAGTCGAAGATGATTTTTGAGCCTAGTTTTTTAAAGAGGTTTACACCGATTACACCGTCAAAAATATTAACGCGATGTTTTCTATCCGAAATAAGAACCTCATTTTCGTTAGTTATTAATTTAACGTCGAGGTTGACATCAGGAAAGATATTCCCTGCCGTGGTATGGTGAACTAACGGCTTCCTTTGTGCAATAGAATCTGTTTCTGCCTGCCTTTTATACTTCTCATGAAATGAAGATGTCATATTTAATGTGCAATCAGATCCGGTATTCAGATACCCCACATAATTTAATTCATTAATTTTTAACTTCATATAAAGATCTCTATCTGCGAAATAGATGTTTGAAGAGTCACTAGATCCAATCTTCTCAGTACTGCCAGGAAAAGAAACGGTACGCTTTTCTAAATCAAAATCAATTCTTCCGATGAGTTTCATCGCTGACACTCCCATTACGATTTGCCGATCATTGATCTTTTTTTCAATATTTGCGTTAACATTCAACGAATCAGCGGTATATGGAACGAATCGCTCGTTAAAAACTAATACAGGAATATTATAAAGTGTTACGCTGCCCATAGTTATTTGGTCGATTACTTCAATTCTCGCTCTTACTGGGATACCATTTATAATTTGTACGCTGTCCTTGCTTTTATTTATCAATTTAGTCCCTATATTATCTGCGAGGCTTCGTGTTATCATAAAGCCTGGCACTCCTGTATCGAACCATGTTTCTGCTGTGACGTTGTTGTATTTAGCGTTAAACCGGATATACTCACCATCATTAATTTTTATTGCTTCCCTAGCGGCGCTATCTCTCTCAATTTTGATCCTGGGTTCTATTTCGTAATACCCAAATTCTTTCTTTATATTTTCTATAGTTGTAAGCTCATTTTGAATGAACCTCAGATCCCTGTCAAATGGATTTCTTTTTAAATGATCCATGTATTTATCACATAATAGGATCCCTTCGTTGAATCGTTGTTTACTATCATAAACTGTCAATAGCTTACCATAATAGGTTCCAATTCTAGGTCCAATTTTGAGTTCATGATTAGCGATCAGGTCTTCCAGATAAATTGCGGCGCTATCCGGTTTATTAAAAAACAGGGCCATATGTGCCTTATAAAATACATCAAAGGTTCTGTCGTTTGACGGTAACTTGTCTGCATATTGCGAGCGATATTCCCTTGCTTCAAAGCATCTGCCTTGTTCTATTAGGCTAATAAGTTCCTGAGGGTAATTGCGCTGGGCAAAGGATGATAAAGTAAAAGAAACAGATAATAGTAAGGTTAAAAGAATTCTTTGCATGTCATTGATTTGGTTTATTTAGTACGCCTCTTTCTTTCAGTATCGCTTCCAACTTTCGATACAATTGCAGTTTATGTTTCCACTGATTTTCTTCACTAAAAAGAGCTTCCTCGAACTCATGATCAAGTTCAGGAGCAGAAATCTGCTCAGAGGGTTCTTCAAACTCTGATATTAGAAACTCATATTCTATACCCTCCTTCATTCTTTGAGATGAAAAAATATATCCTGCACCTTCTATTAAGAACCTTTGCTGATCGGATATCAAACTTAATATCGCAAATTGGGGAATCCGATATTCCCGCCCCTCTTTTTGAGTCACTAATCCGATCATAATTATATTAATCCTTTATTTTCTAACTCTGCTTTTAGATCCAGGTATCTTTCCTTGATATAGTCAATGTTTTGTTCCTTAATTTCGGATGGCTCGTCAATACACTGTATATCTTTCACCTTGATATTTACTTTGTCGCCCGATTTCAATATCTGATTTGGCCATTTTACCCGGTTCCCGGATAGATCAGTTCCACTAATAAGCAGGAGAACATTCGATTCGATTACAGTGAGGAATAGTTGGCTGCTTTGTGATGCAATTTTGATTGGGATATCATTGTTGATTTTCACCTCAAATCCTATCATATACTTATTTTGAAGTTAATAGTCGTAAGTTTCTTCATTCTTAGATTTTAGGTTACAGTAAATATCGGGCGGCGATCAACCCGAGGGTGAGTACTTGTTGTTGAGTATAGAGTTTAAGCATTTTGGTTAGGGTGCCTCGAACGAAAATAAGATTTCAATGAATAAAGGTGATGATTAGCCCGGAATTTCGTTATACAAATCGTCTCAAGATTTAGCTTTAATGTCTCATTTGGTTTGAGGGTATTCTTTATAAGTAAAAAGGAGAAACCTGATAACAGGCATCTCCTTTTTGCTTATAAAGAATTATCGCGTTGAGTCAGCCTATTCGCTTTCTATTGCTCCAGCGTTTCGAGTTCGGCCTGAACAAAGGTTACCAGTTCGCGAACGTAGTCGGCGCTGAAATCGAATTTAATGCCGGCGGTTTCGTAAATCTCCTTAATGGTTTTGGTATAGCCAAGTTTGAGGGCTTCCTTGTAGTTTTTAAGTCCTAGAGCGCGGTCTTCCTTGTAGTTTTTCCAAACGGCAATCGCACCGAGTTGGGCTATAGCGTATTCAATGTAATAAAAGGGTACCTCAAAGATATGTAATTGCTTCTGCCAAAGGTTGGCAAGGGCGTCTTCATAACCGGTCCAGTCGGCAAAGTTATGTTTGAAGGGCTCGAATATTTTCACCCAGGCTTCGCGGCGCTCCTCTGCGGTGTGGTCAGGATTAGTGTAGATCCAGTGTTGAAACTGATCGACTACGGCTACCCAGGGAAGAGTCTTCAGAACATCTTTCAGCTGGTCTTTTTTTGCGCGAACCAGGTCTTCAGGATTGCTAAAGAAGACGTCCCAGCGATCCATCGAGATAAGCTCCATACTCATAGACGCCAGCTCCGCCACTTCGGAGGGGAGGTGCTTGAAGTCGTTTAGCTCGAGATCGGCCGAAATAAAGGTGTGCAGAGCGTGGCCGCCTTCGTGGACCATTGTCGTGAGGTCGCGGAATGTATTAGCCGAGTTCATAAATATAAACGGAGCGCCTGTTTCGGCGAGAGGATAATTGTAGCCGCCGGGTGCTTTACCTTTCCTGCTTTCAACATCGAACAGGTTATTGGCTTGCATGATGCTCAGGCTTTCTCCGATATAAGGGTCTAGTCCTTTAAAGCACTCTACGGACTTTTGGATCAGTTCGGCTCCTGTTTCGAACGGTTTTAATGCCGGTTTGCCAGAGGTATCGACATCCATATCCCATGGCTTTAATGCTTCAAGTCCGAGCGCTTCCTGCCGTTTCTGAGCATGTGCTTCTAATACAGGAACGACCTCCCGTTCAATGGCTTCATGGAATTTATAGCAATCATGGGGCGTATAGTCAAAACGCCCCATAGCACGGAACATATAATCCCTGAAATTTTCGAAGCCTGCGTTCAGGGCCACCTGATGTCTAAGTTTTAAGAGTTCGTCAAACAGGCTGTCGAGCTGCTCCCTGTCTTCCAATCTTCTGGTGGCGATAGCCTCCCATGCGTTCTGTCTGAGAGCCCTGTCGGGATTCTTGAGGAATACGGAGGCTTGCTCAAGTGTATATTCTTTTCCGTCGATCGTG
The window above is part of the Arcticibacter tournemirensis genome. Proteins encoded here:
- a CDS encoding retropepsin-like aspartic protease, with the translated sequence MKRFFPTLLLTFSFILSSYAQRNYAQDLINLLQQRKAFEARDLYEQYADKLPLNDKTLDLLYKAEMASFFNKPDSTAIYLEDLVVNHEFKLGPAIGVFYKKLLSVYDSQQRFKDGIKVCDKYLGYLIRNPLNQEREFIQNETNYIDKAKESFIYRDLIEPRIKIERTNSGKDQTAKLNDSEHIRFNAKYNGVTAETLFDTGLTAHFMITRSLADKIGTKLANKRQDSVQMFNGVPTKIRIEIIEKVEFAGVGLYNIPVLVFNDKVSRNPPDTLNAKTESNIEKTFNDEQVVMGLPAMKLIGRIAFDWERRAVSFPYHTEKIDSSDFSNMYLTDNNLFLKLKVNGLNYVGNLSTGSDEFLNMRFSFYEKNKGRIEIDSVTQKRPFQFNNTTGSSFNIPHEIVKDAKIYLNGRGINHNIGDVLVWDKNLIFNTFDGGIGVRLFKRLGPRITLDFDNMRLKASD
- a CDS encoding retropepsin-like aspartic protease encodes the protein MQRILLTLLLSVSFTLSSFAQRNYPQELISLIEQGRCFEAREYRSQYADKLPSNDRTFDVFYKAHMALFFNKPDSAAIYLEDLIANHELKIGPRIGTYYGKLLTVYDSKQRFNEGILLCDKYMDHLKRNPFDRDLRFIQNELTTIENIKKEFGYYEIEPRIKIERDSAAREAIKINDGEYIRFNAKYNNVTAETWFDTGVPGFMITRSLADNIGTKLINKSKDSVQIINGIPVRARIEVIDQITMGSVTLYNIPVLVFNERFVPYTADSLNVNANIEKKINDRQIVMGVSAMKLIGRIDFDLEKRTVSFPGSTEKIGSSDSSNIYFADRDLYMKLKINELNYVGYLNTGSDCTLNMTSSFHEKYKRQAETDSIAQRKPLVHHTTAGNIFPDVNLDVKLITNENEVLISDRKHRVNIFDGVIGVNLFKKLGSKIIFDFNNMRVKVSR
- a CDS encoding M3 family oligoendopeptidase, with product MIIKKKSRTYVPENLEIKWENIEPLFNELKAREIQSVVELERWLQNRSELEAVLEEDFAWRYIRMTCDTASESLLKDFQYFATEIEPKIAPLANDLNKKFIDNPFTEQLDQDKYHVLIRSIKNALDLFREENVPLFTEIQVKQQKYQSITGAMSVTIDGKEYTLEQASVFLKNPDRALRQNAWEAIATRRLEDREQLDSLFDELLKLRHQVALNAGFENFRDYMFRAMGRFDYTPHDCYKFHEAIEREVVPVLEAHAQKRQEALGLEALKPWDMDVDTSGKPALKPFETGAELIQKSVECFKGLDPYIGESLSIMQANNLFDVESRKGKAPGGYNYPLAETGAPFIFMNSANTFRDLTTMVHEGGHALHTFISADLELNDFKHLPSEVAELASMSMELISMDRWDVFFSNPEDLVRAKKDQLKDVLKTLPWVAVVDQFQHWIYTNPDHTAEERREAWVKIFEPFKHNFADWTGYEDALANLWQKQLHIFEVPFYYIEYAIAQLGAIAVWKNYKEDRALGLKNYKEALKLGYTKTIKEIYETAGIKFDFSADYVRELVTFVQAELETLEQ